The DNA region AAACTACAGCTTAGGCTTAATGCCCCCTATGTTGGGAACACAGTCTGCACTAGTTGATTACTCTAAGTCCCATGCATGGGATATTTCTCAGCTTCCAGACTTTGTTGTGAGCCCAATGACCTATATTTCTCCTTTTCTGTTTATTGTTAGTTTACCATGGTTTGTTCCTTTTTTATGCTTACCTAGTTAAATTTGATTGTTATTATATTATAGGTCCATCAACCATTTGATATAGCTAGTTACTATGCTCAGCTTTACAGCTATGGTGGAGATAGTAATGGTCATCTTTCTTCTTTACCCTCCTCTGCTGGGGTGTCTCTTCAAGAggtagtttttctttttttaagctTTAATGTTGTGTACTCTCTTATTATAAAGAAAAAAGTATTGTACTGCAACGACTCATGAGTTTATTTCTATTTCAATAGAATTAAGTTCTGTCATCGctgttggttttttattttttttgaatttactACACATCATCTTTATTTTGAAAACCAAGAGAAATTCCCACTGTTAAGGTAAACTAGGATTATACCCGtttgtccgtgcgatgcacggataatTTTTTACGAACTTCACTGTTAACTACAATTATTGATAATTTAATATATACAatgatgtattttttttaacgtCTGATGTATTTACTAaaacatacaattttaattagtcaagcacgttttttttttaacattccacttatatattgttattatcttatatttatgtttaaatgttTTAGCTTTCTTATTTATATGAATTAGATGAGTTTCAAATGTTATTTGTGTTTGACCCCGTGTCGACTTGTAATTTGGCGCAATCTTAACTGTAAAAGATGAAAAGTTGGTTGAAATGTAATAGCATATTAGTATATAAGGGAGATAtttgaaactaaaagaaaatatttatacaAACACAGGAAAATTATCCTGTTACCCGTGCATCAATATGTTTAATAATTTGCTCAGACTAATTATGTGATAAAAGTTATATAATCATTGATGTCAGTGGCAGACAATCCTTTAGCAACTTCAACAAATTCAAGATCATAACTGCCAACTATGGAGCTCCCTTTCTGATAACCCTTGCTCTGATCTTTCATGCTTCTCTTCCAGGGTATAAAGTTTCGAATTTGCTGAAGCAGGACCAGACATTGGAGAAATCAGTGAAAATACACAATATGGTAACAAAGTTGAAGATGTTACCACTTCAAGAATAGAAAAGAAGGCctgtaaattaaaatgaaagaaCATCAAATAACTGGTTTCAAAGCCCCaatgaatttgaaatgaaaacaaataaaaaaatccagccaatggaaagaaaaaaaaaagtgttagtGGTTGAGGGTGTTTATCAAAATTAGACTTCAATGTCGTAAGGCTTCAATCCCTTAACAACCACCAAATATCTTGTATTGAACCCACTCAGTCCCTCCATTCAAAAGACCACAATCCCCATAAGCCCAATGGTGATCCCTATTAAATTATATCCAGAGCATATTTAATTTATCACGATTACTGCACAATATATCTTCATAACAATTACTATAAAGTTTTACATTGTCAGTAAATTTCATGTAATCACTCCTGACCTCTTTAAGCTATCAACATATAACAATAGAGGAAAATGCTTTCTTATTCTTGCAGATACACAAAGGATCTCTTCAATCCATGTTCTGACTAATATACTAAATTTGATCCATACATAAAGTATATAACAATGCATATCTTATGTAGCTTCAGATGACTCTGGTTTATATCTAGCTATTTTGTATATCTGCATTTCATGGAGAAAAAAGTTTCATTAAAAACATGTAAGGAAATGAACATAGGAAGATAAAGCAAATTATACATGCCTAATGAGGCAGAAGTTTGAAAGACATATTGTTCCGTTGTCACCCAAAGATTACCATTGCAATGAGAAGTATCTACAatacaaatgaaaaataaaataattacacTATGCCATTTGGCTatatcaaaaatcaaaatgtcaataaaaatagaaaacctgGATACACATGTGACACGTGAAATGCAGTTTGCTCCTTCCATATAGGTAGACATTTTGATAAGATTTTGCTAGTCAAGCTAGATCCCTGCAAACCAAACACTTTACATGTCATCAATTCATATCCTCTTTTtggaaaataatatattatatacttTCTTTATTATATGAAAATTCACAGAACATTGGATCCTGAAAAGTTTTGTCATGAACATGAAGATGGTCTCTTACAATGGAAGGAGAGGTATTGGAATGGATTCAACACTTGAAATGACACTTCAAATAGCTTAATGAATGAACCATCACTTGCATAGTTAAaagtaactaaaataaaaattgttgttTGTATGTAATATACCAAACCATTGAAAAGGGGAATacaattgatattattttgctTTGTTTACTCTTTGCAAACAGTGGAGGATTCACCTATTGTTCCAAGTTGTTTCAATTTTTCCTGcatcatcatcaacatatatGCATCTTAGGAACTAAGGTGACTAAACCCTTTTGGTTATATTGAGTTTGAGCTGCTGTCATAGGCCAGTTCCCTCTAAATCTACTCAGGCACTAAGTTACTTTCTACAAACTTGTAGGATTAACTATTTCATGCTTAAGTCAAGAGGGTAGAGGCTATTTAAGAGACATGCTAAAGTCATACACTTCACCTCATAATTAAATGATGGGATTAACTATTCCAAGCATTTATTTTATGTCAAAACAATGGATGCTTGCTGACAAAGAGTTCATAGAACAAAATGTTCACACATTCCAAATCAGTTAATTATAAATCCCCTTAATTCTACCAGACCCATTACATTCCTATTTACTACTATCAATATATGGTTATATTGATACCCAAGCAAAGTCTTTTaggatataaaaataaaatagagagGTTAAAATAGTTAAGGTAGCTAATTAGCGGAGACTTAATCAGGTAAATAAGGGAAAATAGTACAAAGGATTCACTGTTGGATTTAGAAAGTTCATGTCAAAGGATAAATTCTTTGTTGAACGGGAAATTCTTAGAAGATTGTTTTGGTTCTCCACAATTCAATaaaattcttcttttcttcatttatttaatCATTCCGATCAATTCTTCAATTATCTTCTCTAGATTTGGGACACGGTTAAAGTGAATACACTTACATTGGGCCAAGAAACTTTCTTCCTATACAGAACAAATTCTGCATGAGTGCATAACTATTGAACGTGTTACTGCGATCTTTGCCATATAATAGAAACCAATGCTGCAAATAAAGATATTGAATTAGGAGTGTTAAAAAGCTACTTcaagtaaaaatattaatagtTGGATTACCTAATATACTTCAAGTTGACATTAGCAATAATAGTAAATAGAGACATAACAAATCCAAAAGTAATTAAAGCAGACAGCGAAGTTGATTTTGAGGTAGAAAATGTAGGGAGGAAAGAAAATGTACTTAATAGAGCCAATAAGAACCAGCTCACAACATAGTGATTTAGTGAGAGAAGTATAGGAAATTGGAATTTGACAATTTGAAACACCTGAAAGaagcaataaaaaatataaaaccaaATAAATCTGCATAAAACCCCATGTACTTTGAAATTTTGACGCAAAACACATCCAGATAGAAATAAAGGGAATGAATAAACCATTTTGTTCATACCAATTGTAACCAGAAAATTGTAGGAAAGTGACAGTTGGCAATGAACAAACCCAACATGTTAGCATCATTTATAGACACGTCAAAATTCAAATCACTCTAGTGGCTCTATGTGCTGaagaattattaattttaaattcaaaagcaTACTTCACATCAACTCATACAGATTTTAGAAAAGTAGAATCACCTACCAGTTAAATCAACTACCATTTTTTGTGAGTGGTGCTATTTCTATTTACACTTTCCTTGTTTGCCTTCCACTTTCTGTGTTCTGTAGAGTTTgctcaaaaagaaaataattaaatttcttgGGAGGAGCATGTAAAGAACAAAGTTGAATTGGTATGAATATAATATGAAAGAATCATAACTGAATACACAGACATGAGTTAGCAACTGCTAGTTACCGTGAAATAGAAACATAATAAAATCTTTAGAATGctaattttaaaatcttattaaaaaTGAAATCTTCTATTGGTTCCTTCTCGTAGAGTTTAGATAAGGTGCTCTCCTTCTCATCATTTATCATGCTTTGAGTCATTATAATTCACTACTCAAAGAGAAAAGCTAAATTTAGCACTACAGTTCAATATAATCCCATTTTGTATTCTATATAAATCCAGCATTGCAGTAAAGCAAATCTGATGGTACCAGAAGAGCATTTGGTGcaatatatattgatttataCTTGTTTTAAAAGGTTAAGGGGTTAATCCTATTAGATTGAAATTTCCCTGAATGCATCAAAATGATGCTTTTATCTTATCACTTAGTTCGAGTTAAAATAATAGCTTCCGTTTTGCTTCTGATAATTGCTAACTATcccaaaaaaaacataaaaatatagaaCAGAGAATGTCAGTCTGTACTGATATGTACATGATCCTTATTATAACACATTCTAAATACAATTTAGGGAAATCCTGAGCTACATTTACCTTTGATGCATACTATTTAAAAACTAATCAAGAGCACTAAAAACTAATCAAGATAAGTAATCATGGGATgagaaaaacaattttttattaatgtagtCAAATTCGTTCTTAAACATAATCAACGAAATAACTCATTAACGATTAGATCAATGAAAATACACATATTTTAGTAGACTTGGATAATATTTTAAAGATTACTACAAACTTATAGTTCCAGATTAGGCAAAGCTTCAATTATGGGTCTAACAACATGATTTAAACATGGGTGAAGGTGGACCATGAATACCTGTCATCTGTTAGTTCAATATGTATAACCCTGGTAACTTTGAAACTCTTCAGATACTGCTTCTCCTCAGAAACACCTACCAAGCCAATCACATCTTCatacaaaaaaacaaaattgaatgaTCAAATGGACTAATAAACATCTTCATATATAGAGATAAAATgtataaaaatcaaattaaacatatttttaatGAGTGACAATACACTCACCAACCAAATAATCAGATTGACCCATAGTTAATGCAATTTCTGCAGCAAggggttgtgtgaatggtgctGGAGTGAGGGTTGTGTGAGcatttataggcaaatgaatCTGAGGAAAAATTCAAAGGAGAAGAGGTTGTGTAAAGCATTTCACCTATAACCCTACATCTAAAAACCTAATCCTAACTTCAAATCAGAATGGGAAATGACAGATGCATAAAAAACTGATGAACCCAACCTAACAATGGGGAATGGTTGTACCAAATCCCAGAAAAAGCACATTTAATCAatagaaaattcaaataaaggaTAAAAATTAGGAAGAAACATATATATAAGATGTGCTCAGCAACAGTGGGTTTGAGATCAATGAAGAACTGTTACGAAGCTTACCTATGTAATAGTTGACGGGTGACGTGATAGCCAACGCCGGAAAAGCCATGTGAAGAAGCTGAAACGCAGGGAATATGTGAAGCTGCTACAGTCGCAAAGGAGAGAAATCGGGCAATCAAGGGAGAGATAAGGAGAAACAAACCTAAACTGAGAAACGACGTCATATTACAGCTgccaaagagaaaaaaaataaaaaacaacattCAGCAAAAGTGGACATGTGCCGCTCCGCCATTGGAGGTCTTTTAGCTACAGTAGTggaagaataagaagtagtagatttgtgaaaaataaaagaaattctACTGATTTTTGTGTTGGTAATCAAAATATAGGAGGTTTGTGTAATTAGACCTGCAAGGGAGGTTTGAGTAATTTACTCTCTAAATTATTTCTCTACCAATGATATAAAATGAAATGTTTGAAGGTagaaaattttgttttaaatttatgttcatTCCTTATACTGTTTTTATTATGGCTAAAATATGCTGGAAGTCCCTATTAAATTGGTGTCTTTTAGTTTAGGTCCGTGTAAATTATTTGTTGGAAAAAACCCTTAATGGCAAAATAATAGGGTGGTTTTAGTCCCTGCCGTTAACTTTCGTTAAACAAATATCAGTCAGCAAATGAAACTGACGTGGACCTTTGCCACCTCATCAGGTGGGCCCACAAGCTCCTGCCGTGGAAATGAGAAGGGAAATCTGAAAATGTCCAATGGGTGATTCGGACCCCAAACTTGTAGCATAATGGACAACATCCTTACCACTGCTACAGGCTACATTATTAATATATGTGCAAAATTTAAtgtcttattttttaaaaacaccATAATCGGGATTCAAGCACCATACATGGAGGATCATACCCAAAGTTCTTACCATTGAGCCACTAGCTCATTTTGTACTTCATTTTGtacctcatttttttttctttagattttagattttattttgtttcaaatttgtaCATTTTATAAGAGCCTAAAAAATGGAATTTTTAGAACTATCACTTCAGATTTATTTAGCATTATCACtttgtttttaaatatatattaagttttcctctaaaattacataaataaattaGGTATTGGCCTAGTGGTTAATTAGAGCCCCCTAAATCTCTATGTTTTGTGTTCAAATCATGCTTGAGACATTTTTAAATGTTTGACTTAAATATTAGCAACTTCAGTTtaaatgagatatatattaaatctTGCACACATATTATTGATACATCTTGTAGCCTAGTGGTAAGAAGTTGTCCATTATGCTCCAAGTTTGGGGTTCGGATCCCCACTTAACATTTTCAGATTTTCAttcttatttctctttttttctaacAAAAGTTAATGACAGGGACTAAACCCACCCTATTATTTTTcctgcctatcaaaaaaaaaaaaacccctaTTCTTTTTCCTTTAAGGGCTTttccaaaaagaaaaattaccGGGGCCTGATCCAAAAGATACCTATATTATAGGGAACTCCAAAATATTTAATCCTTTTATAATTTTAGGACTGAATTATGGAAATATTTGGAAGCTTAGTTTGGTTAATTAATAGGATTCATAAAAAATGCCTCTTTCTGAGGAAGGTACACTATCATGCGTCTATATTTTGATTGTCTGGACATAGTTTACAAAACCTTGATAGAAGGGGCATATATATCTGGCTGTTCACTAGAGTGATACTTTCAAAATGATGTTTCTAAAATTTGTTAGATTACTGTTGGGTTGTCATTTGAGATCATTGTGATCATagttgattcaacttatttgtgTTTATAAGTGTAATCTGTAAACATGCACTCAGCATTCTTTGTTGGCTATGTGGTTTAATTTCTCTTGAAACATAAACAGGTTGGTGAGATTGTTTTTTCCTGGTACACTGATGCTGGCAAGAACTGATTTTCCTATAGTATTATAAATGACTTGCCAGTATAATTTTGTTAACATTTTGAAAAAATCATGATGAATTTAAGTATCTCATCCTAGACAtaattttttaccaaaaaattCACTTCTATTTTTGGTTGTGCAGGGAGGTGTGTTATCCACAGTAGAAACAACACCACATGTGCCTCAAACTGCTGGGCAGATGCAAAATTCAATAGCTGTTGCTCAGCAGCCTCTCCCTATTTTTCGACCACCAGATGAGGTTCATATACCCTAATACCCTCCTAACTACATTCCTTATGGTCACTATTTTCCACCACTCTATGTCCCGCCTCCGGGAATGCACCAGGTTTTGGGTAACAGGGCATTTCCTCAACAACCTCAGGCTTGCACTGCATATCCTCCAGTGGGGGCTGCAGCAGGGATGAAATATCCTCTTCCATAGTTCAAAACTAGAACAAATGCAGCTAACTCCACTCATTTTGTAATGCCTGGTGCCTATGGTGCATATGGTTCTTCCCCAGCTGGTGGTTATAGTCTTAGTTTTGTAGCATGTGCAGGGAATTCAATCTCTAATGAGGATCTTTGTTCCTCCTAGTTCAAAGAAAACAACGTATACCTCTACGGAGAGCAGGTTTGTTCTTTCTGACTTCCTCTATTCAATTTAGTTTAGTAAGATGACACCTTTTCCTCCAACAATATCATGGAAATGACATTCTATAAATTTTCTTTTGTACTTCATCGGTATTGTTGAGAAGTCCCATATTGACTTGAGATATAAGCAAAATAGTCCTTATAGAGCAATTCTCACCCTTAAGTTAGCTTTAGAGGTAGAGCTAGGCTTAACCCGAATTTTAAGAACTATTTATATTTTATGGTTGTTGAAGTCCCATGCTTGATGATACTTATGCATTACTTTTCAACTGTAGAGCGAAGGTTTGGGAGTGTGGGTGGCTGCACTTGGCCGAGACATTTCAAGTTTGCCCAGTAGTTCATTCTACAACCTTCCACCTCAGGGTTAGCATGTGACTTATTCCCCCGACACAGGCTCGCCATGGCACCTATGCTGGCATCTATCCTGCACAACCACTGACAACTGCAACAGTTCATCCACTTATACAGCAGTCCCAGACAATGACTGGTGCAGTTGTCATGGTAGGGGCGTAGGGCCTGGAGTGGTGGCAGTGTTTATCAGCAACCTCAGCATGCACATATCATTTGGCCTAGTAACTACCGAGATGGGCATGGACATTTTCTTGAAAGATAAACCAGATTATAGAGTCCCACCTAAGGCAAAATTTTGGAAAACTCTTGATTATTGTTGGAGTTCTCTGGGGATCATGACTCAGCAATTGGCTGCATTTGAGTGTAAGAAGCTGGAAAATATGCCTTTAGGTTCTTTTGATTGCTGGGTTAAGGATATGAAAGGTACCATCCTCGTGTAACCGATATTGACGATTGAAGTTAGAAGGGTTAGAAACATATGCTAGCCTTCTCTTTTGTCGCTATTGCTATTTTGTGTTACCATTGATCCCTTTAACCATATTTAACAGTAATGTTGGGTAGTGAGAAATGTTCATTCTGGTTGCTTAGTCTTAAGAATATTGAGTTTGGAAGGTATTGGTTGGTAGGCTTAGTTTTTTCTGTTGCCCTTTCTTGTCTTACATGTAAAGTGAATTTTGATAGCATGATGAAAATTATTTACTAAAGATGATGTATTGCTATGGACAACGCATGTTGTCAATTTTTTCAGCTAAATCCCAAGGCCCCCCacataataatatttatatttccaTATGTTCAAATGTAGGCCGCACATGGGTCGATTTGGGTCGGGTTCACAGTGTTCTTGAAAGTAAACCGATTAAATAAGGTTGGGTTGAGTTGGTTTGAATGAGTTTTTCAGTTACTAATTTGAACTAAACCAATAGAAATCGGGTTGAATTGGTTCGAAGGTAATCGGTCGGATAAAATAACtgattttgaaaattgaaaaaaacaataataataagaaCACGTGTAAATGATTAGAATCTAGTAAAGGGAAGACTGCTATCAAGGAACCAATAGGATGAATGGAGGGGAAAAAAATCAAACCCCACCAACTCCATGAGACCCCAACTCATTATCAAATCAAACTAATGTCAAATATGTTGCTAGCTCCATGAGAGGAAGCAGATTACATACATCATAGCTACTGTGGTTAGAAAAACTAATGTGGATTCACCGATTCTCTTCCAGATGCTATTACTTTCAGACTTGCGTATGATAAAATGTGTTTAACCTTGACCCacctttgttttttcttttagaTGTAAGCTATAACAGTCAAATCTACAACTTCTGCACCTCAACCGTGTGTCCCAGTGCCAGGTTTAGGCTTACAAATTGAACAATCTAAGAGTAATACCTCATCTATATTCTCTATTTCAGTGTGATATCAATCAAATTCTttgtttcaaaattcaaatcatTAAGAAATCAAAACCTGAGATATGTACAATAGACTTCTCGTAAATTCAGTGGCTACAGGAGCTGAATCAAATATAGCATGATTGGATCAGCTTCTTTTTCTACGAGTTTACTATGACACCCAAAATCTACTTATAGAAGCTTCTCCTCATAATTGGATTaagcttcagaatcaattagaAAAGGATTTCAAAACACGCACTTACTAGTGTTCAAGAATTTATTGACCAATCGTAATTCTTGTATGATATATTAACAGGACCACCATCAGCTAAAAGATGTGTCAAAAGACCAGCTTTATTTGCATCCAAGTAATTTATTATCCACTTTACTATGTTTTTCTCTTGTCCAAAATCCATAGAATACCTGCCAAAATAAATATTTCATAAGCAGAGTGCTAGAAATTTAAAGTTAAAATCAATACCGCAGAAACTCACTAACTGCTCACCACTTGAAAATTGGAGTGAGATGAATAGTCCTCTTTTCCAGGTCTACTTCAATGCCATCACTCTCAAAGAACTCTCTAGCAGCACATCTCAATTCTTCTGCAACTCTATAGGGTGAGAAAAACCTCACCTTTGGGCTAGACTTTGTACCATTACATAGTCCAAAGTGAACTAGAGGATTCATTTTGGTAAGAGAATGCTGCAGTTTGGTAGGAGCAAGTTAATATATCTTCATATGCAATCATGTGATAAATTACAGGAAATTATTTCAAGTtagaagtataatataaaacaatCCATGTATCTTCACCCAACAACTTCAGCTTCTGGGGTAGTTGGTTCATGATATGGTATCAAAATCTATATGACTAAGTGGTCTTGAGTTCCctcattattctaataaaaaagttGAATTCAGCAAAATGGTGGGATCGTGCATTTCCATGTTTCAACCAAAGCCAATGAGCTCTTGCCTGAGGGGCGTATTAGATGTATAATATCAAACCATTCATGACTCTTCgtccaacagcttaagcttctGGGATAGTTGGCTCTTGAAATTTCAATTGAAATAGCAATTTTCCACAAAATGAATGGGAAAAAATACTCAACAATTTAATAATGGAAAACAAATTACCTCTAACTGCCTGTCTCCTGTGCCAAAGGGCTTGACCAAGGAGTATGGTGACCTCCTATTGCTTCTAATGATACCATTTTTTATAGTACTTAGAGAGTAAGCATGTCCTCCAATCAAATAGTGGAAATCAGAGAAAGATCTCCTAGTAACTAGACCTTCTTCACACCCTACTCTAATAACGGCATGGATGACCATGGCATTATACAAGTTTAAGAAATAGGCAAGCTTCTCTTTTTCTGATAGTTCCAAAAGATCCACCCTCTGCAGATCTTGGGTCATGTTCACATACCTACAGTTTGAAGAAAAACATGAACAAAACATGAAGAAAAATCACTTTAGACATGTAAAAGGTGGTATAGGAGATTACAGTCACATGTCACCCTATCTTTTCAAGTTAGTCATAAGCACATCATAAGTATCTGATTCTGAAGGCTTGAACAAACTGAGAAGTTCTACTCATATATGAGATACATGCACCTAAGATCAGATATAAGTCATGGAAATGAATGCTTTAGGTCTTCTGTTATTCATGTACTGGATAAAAAGGTAACAACAATcaggttttaaattgcggtttgCACTCGCAACGTAAAGGGTTATCGATTCTCCGCAACGGCATCGCGACCGCATTTGTGGCGGAATCAGCCCGCATTTGACCGTAATTCTGTGTCGCAGCCACAAGTGCAACCGCTGTTTAAAACCCAGACAACAATCTTACTAACTCAGTGGACATTGATGCAgggcaaaaaaacaaaaaagttctCCAGAGACAGCAAGAAGTCATCTTGTTTCAGCATCGCTGCTCGGAAGTGTTCTTACCACTATCACTTGATCCTTGGTTTGTAATTATTACTTTATCAGcagaaatgaaataaaataaaattggatGCTGCTGTCAGTAACTAAGTCTAGATTCCACTCATATAGGCATCCAGAATCACATTGCAAATGTCAGAAATTCCAGGAATTTGCATTAAGAGGAGTTAAACTTAAAAGCTAATCAGATATGCAAACAACACTCCAACCAAGGGAGATTCAATTTGAAGAGGTAAGAAGGAGCATTTAGGACTCAGTGAATACAAACATTCCTTAGTTCTTCCGTGAAAATCAAGGCATTAATTCTTTTCAGTTCACACATAATGCATTCAGAATTAACTCAGAAGGGATCTGAACTTTTACAAAATTATGTGTTAGCAATAAATGGGGTTAAGAATTAGTAGAGGGACCAAATGAACAAGTTAAATGGCAAATGCCTTCTACAAATTGACCATATGATACTAAATTTATAGTAGGCATGTTGAGCAAATCCACTGAACGTTTGCATTCACAATATGTACCAAAATAAACATTTCAATACAAATCTATACTATTAAACCTTACTGTACCTCCTAAATTCCTCACTTTTGCTAATGCCTGCATAATCAACATGCCGCCTGTCATCAGAAGCATAAGACTCAAGAATGGCATACATAATCTTGGTGAGCCTATCAAAAACTGCGGCTGCACTCTTCGGTTCACTATCATTAGTGGAGACGCgaaaattaaagcatttggaGATAAACGGTTCATGTTCTAGGAATCGATAGAAGTGGTTTCCCTCTTCGAAATCATTTTCCCTACAGAAGAAAATTGgcaatgagaagaaaaaaattatctatCTTAAGATGGACGCGTAGTCTCATTAGTCTCGAGCAATTTTCTTACCCGAAAACATGATGGATGAAATGCTTCTTGCATAACTCTTTCCCGATCTCAACAGCCTAAACATTTGTTTTGGAATGAAACATTACAGAAAGTGAAAGAATGTTTCAAAttgtaaattttaaaacaaatgtATCATATAAAGAAACTACAAATTATTACAGTGGTGTACCAATCATAGATAAGGAAATTGTAACAATAATTGGCCATAACTTAATTTTGTGAATGAAGTTTGCTTACAGTAGCACGGGTTATAAATGAAGGTTGAAAATGCGGGCATTTAAGAGAAATGTTACTACGATACAAGGGAAACCTAAGACCTTATTTAAGTACGATCAAGCATGTACCCCGTTTGAATCAAGCATTTGAATCATTTCaaagaattatttttttcccctCACACCTTCTCTATTTGTTAAAAGCTGATCTATAAATGGAGGCTAAatggtactccctccggtcctatttataagcaacaaaaaaaaaaattcacatagtttaagaaatgtagttaaactagataaaatgcattaaatttgtcttgaattaaaataaacttccaaaattaccctttattattagtattggaaagtgggaaagagagagaataattaatgagacacattttacaagttagaattaataagggcatcattggaaaaaaataattaatatagctcaaactttcatttggttcttataaaaaggaccaagatttttcttctctttcatgcttataaataggaccggagggagtagcaATTTTTTTTGGTCTTTTGAAAGAAAGTTCACTATTATTTCggaaataaatttatgacaCGTGAGGTTGGTTTTCTATCCCTTAGAAGTTTCATAAGCCCCACCATGTGTGTCATTATTAGTATCTTCTGTTTCTTTTCCAAATCCAAAAGTTTGAGCGGGAGTAGAAGTTTCGCCTTGTAAACATCAAGCGTGTTAGACATTT from Lotus japonicus ecotype B-129 chromosome 2, LjGifu_v1.2 includes:
- the LOC130737463 gene encoding uncharacterized protein LOC130737463 — encoded protein: MGLDVEQQQEQQHISSQTTNTSQIQNPIPTENHANGNIAVNTTTTTLSIVEPHSLLPKPAPPTASNHRNGVVRSSSFGKFLRQRSNDLSSAIARGISSLKLQSNDDDDGVTEFNLSGMKVVVTAKKTDASLAATARVSFFSRSNCRDCGAVRRFFREKGVKFVEINVDVYAERERELRERTGSATVPKIFFNGKLIGGLVELNLMRKGGELEERLRETAVDGGDGPAAPEYGFDEVTAEEMEEVAVVRVLRQRLPIQDRLMKMKIVRNCFAGSELVELLVRHHGCDSSKAVEIGKELCKKHFIHHVFGENDFEEGNHFYRFLEHEPFISKCFNFRVSTNDSEPKSAAAVFDRLTKIMYAILESYASDDRRHVDYAGISKSEEFRRYVNMTQDLQRVDLLELSEKEKLAYFLNLYNAMVIHAVIRVGCEEGLVTRRSFSDFHYLIGGHAYSLSTIKNGIIRSNRRSPYSLVKPFGTGDRQLEHSLTKMNPLVHFGLCNGTKSSPKVRFFSPYRVAEELRCAAREFFESDGIEVDLEKRTIHLTPIFKWYSMDFGQEKNIVKWIINYLDANKAGLLTHLLADGGPVNISYKNYDWSINS
- the LOC130737462 gene encoding uncharacterized protein LOC130737462, with translation MAFPALAITSPVNYYIDVIGLVGVSEEKQYLKSFKVTRVIHIELTDDRTQKVEGKQGKCVSNCQIPISYTSLTKSLCCELVLIGSINIGFYYMAKIAVTRSIVMHSCRICSV